ACCCCACGATCAACGTGGCGGCGCGGTTCCCGGACGTGAAATTCGAACACGCCACCGGCTACAAGACCGCCGAGAACGTCGCCACCTATGACGCCCGCTTCTACGAGGGGCGCGCGGTCATCGGCACCATCGCGGGCCATATGACGGAATCGAACCGCATCGGCTATATCGGCTCCTTCCCGATCCCCGAAGTGATCCAGGGCATCAATTCCAGCTTCATCCATGCCCGCAAGGTCAACCCGGATGTCGAGATGCGCATTGTCTGGGCCTATAGCTGGTTCGACCCCGCGCGCGAGGCCGATGCCGCCAACGCCCTGCTGGCCGAAGGCGTGGACGTGATCATGCAGCACACCGATTCCACCGCCCCCCTGGCCCAGGCCGAGGCGGCGGGCGCGATCGGCTTCGGCCAGGCCAGCGACATGGCGCAGTACAAACCCAGCCCCCGCGTCGCCTCGATCATCGACGACTGGTCGCCCTATTACATCAAGCGCGTGCAGGCGATGCTGGACGGCACGTGGGAAAGCGGCTCCAGCTGGGCCGGGATCGGCGAGGGCGAGGTCGTCATCGGCGAGATCACCGAGGCTGTCCCCGCCGAGGTCCGCGAAGAGGCCGAGGCCCTGCGCGACGCGATCGGCGCGGGCGAATACCACCCCTTCACCGGCCCGCTGAACAAGGCCGATGGCAGCGTCTGGCTGGCCGAGGGCGAGGTCGCCACCGACGAGATGCTGCAATCGATGGATTTCTTCGTCGAGGGCATCACCGCCCAGATCCCGCAGTAACGGGCTTTCGCCACTCCATGACGTGAAACCAGGGTGCGTCGCGGAAGCGGCGCACCGTTTCGGGCGGGCCGCCGGTGGGCTGGGGTTCCTCGAAATGGGTCATCACCAGCCCCTGCCCCAACAGCGCCTGCAGATAGGTCTGGAAGGGCCGATGCCAGTTGCGCACCGTGATGCCGCGCCAGCTGACCCATTCCGCGCGCGGATCGGCATAGCCGTTCATCACGAATTCCCGGCTGTCATC
Above is a genomic segment from Paracoccus aestuarii containing:
- a CDS encoding BMP family ABC transporter substrate-binding protein produces the protein MNRRTIMAGATALMAVLAAPAFAQDEPLKIGFIYVGPVGDGGWTYQHDQGRLAIEEEFGDRVQTTFIESVPEGADAERALTQLALAGNQLIFATSFGFMDPTINVAARFPDVKFEHATGYKTAENVATYDARFYEGRAVIGTIAGHMTESNRIGYIGSFPIPEVIQGINSSFIHARKVNPDVEMRIVWAYSWFDPAREADAANALLAEGVDVIMQHTDSTAPLAQAEAAGAIGFGQASDMAQYKPSPRVASIIDDWSPYYIKRVQAMLDGTWESGSSWAGIGEGEVVIGEITEAVPAEVREEAEALRDAIGAGEYHPFTGPLNKADGSVWLAEGEVATDEMLQSMDFFVEGITAQIPQ